The proteins below are encoded in one region of Aequorivita iocasae:
- a CDS encoding PQQ-dependent sugar dehydrogenase — MKRYLFLFTAFVVFASCAQQKKKDDVALKTEPQSYKIEEVVKNLSIPWGMTWLPDGSMLITEKDGRLIHFKNGEKKEIANVPEVYNSGQGGLMDIELHPNYSENGWIYMTFASEEGPGKGGHTALMRCKLEGTSLTNIETLYKAERNTTAGQHFGSRIEFDNDGFVYFSIGERGEREVNPQDITRDGGKIYRLNEDGTIPTDNPFYNKPNAKKAIFTYGNRNPQGMAKHPETGEIWLHEHGPKGGDEINIVKKGANYGWPIVTYGINYSGTEITDQTTKPGIEPPIYYWVPSIAPSGMAFVTSDKYPQWKGKLLVGSLKFAYVELLTLEGEKVINREKIAQDIGRVRNVKMGPDGLIYIAVEGQGIFSLIPE; from the coding sequence ATGAAAAGATATTTATTTTTATTTACCGCATTTGTTGTTTTTGCTTCCTGCGCCCAGCAGAAAAAGAAAGATGATGTAGCGCTAAAAACCGAACCGCAGTCTTATAAAATTGAAGAAGTGGTAAAAAACCTTTCAATTCCTTGGGGAATGACGTGGCTGCCAGATGGCAGTATGCTTATTACCGAAAAAGATGGACGGTTAATTCATTTTAAAAATGGTGAAAAAAAAGAAATAGCTAATGTCCCCGAGGTATACAACAGCGGGCAAGGCGGATTGATGGATATTGAATTGCATCCTAATTACAGTGAAAATGGATGGATTTATATGACCTTTGCTTCGGAAGAAGGTCCAGGAAAAGGGGGGCACACAGCTTTGATGCGTTGCAAGTTGGAAGGCACTTCGCTAACAAACATAGAAACCCTTTACAAAGCGGAGCGCAATACTACGGCTGGGCAGCACTTCGGTTCACGGATTGAGTTTGACAATGATGGCTTTGTATATTTCTCTATTGGGGAACGTGGCGAACGCGAAGTAAATCCACAGGACATAACCCGTGATGGCGGAAAAATCTATAGATTGAATGAGGATGGCACCATCCCAACTGACAATCCTTTTTACAATAAACCGAATGCCAAAAAAGCAATTTTCACCTACGGAAACCGCAATCCGCAAGGTATGGCGAAGCATCCTGAAACGGGAGAAATCTGGTTGCACGAGCACGGCCCGAAAGGTGGCGATGAAATAAATATTGTGAAAAAAGGAGCTAATTACGGTTGGCCAATCGTTACTTATGGCATCAATTACAGCGGTACGGAAATTACCGATCAAACCACAAAACCAGGGATTGAGCCGCCCATTTATTATTGGGTACCTTCAATTGCACCTTCGGGGATGGCTTTTGTAACAAGTGATAAATACCCGCAATGGAAAGGAAAACTATTGGTCGGCTCTTTGAAGTTTGCCTATGTGGAATTGCTCACTTTGGAAGGTGAAAAAGTTATAAACCGTGAAAAAATCGCACAGGATATCGGTCGTGTACGAAATGTAAAAATGGGTCCTGATGGATTAATTTATATAGCTGTTGAAGGACAAGGAATATTCAGTTTGATTCCTGAATAA
- a CDS encoding acyl-CoA carboxylase subunit beta, translating into MSDNNKKLQELIAEAKKGGGEKRISKQHEKKKLTARERVEYLLDEGSFEEMGILVTHRTTDFDMQNEVYYGDGVVTGYGTINGRLVYVFAQDFTVFGGALSETHAEKICKVMDHAVRVGAPIIGLNDSGGARIQEGVRSLGGYADIFYRNVQASGVIPQISAIMGPCAGGAVYSPAMTDFTLMVQDSSYMFVTGPNVVKTVTNENVTSEELGGARTHATKSGVTHFTAANDIVCLEQIKTLLSYLPQNNKCVAEKLPFETADEFRDELETIVPDSANKPYDMHEVIKGIIDADSFFEVHKDYADNIIVGFARLGGRSIGIVANQPMSLAGVLDVDSSKKGARFTRFCDCFNIPLLVLVDVPGFLPGTDQEWNGIILNGAKLLYALSEATVPRVTVITRKAYGGAYDVMNSKHIGADMNYAWPTAEIAVMGAKGASEIIFRKEIAEAANPELKLSEKEAEYAEKFANPFKAAQRGFIDEVIQPRETRRKLLKAFAMLETKDVSRPNRKHGNIPL; encoded by the coding sequence ATGAGCGATAATAATAAAAAATTGCAAGAACTAATTGCTGAAGCCAAAAAAGGAGGTGGCGAAAAGAGAATTTCAAAACAACACGAAAAGAAAAAACTCACCGCCCGCGAACGCGTGGAGTATCTCCTCGACGAAGGCTCTTTTGAGGAAATGGGCATCCTCGTAACCCACAGAACCACCGATTTTGATATGCAAAACGAAGTGTATTACGGCGATGGGGTGGTTACAGGCTATGGTACAATCAACGGTCGTTTGGTATATGTTTTTGCGCAGGATTTTACTGTTTTTGGCGGCGCACTTTCTGAAACCCACGCAGAAAAAATCTGCAAGGTGATGGACCACGCTGTTCGCGTGGGCGCGCCCATTATTGGATTGAACGATTCCGGCGGGGCAAGAATTCAGGAAGGCGTTCGCTCACTGGGCGGATATGCCGATATTTTTTACAGAAACGTACAGGCTTCGGGCGTGATTCCACAGATTTCGGCAATTATGGGGCCTTGTGCCGGTGGCGCGGTATATTCGCCGGCGATGACCGATTTCACTTTGATGGTGCAGGACAGCAGCTATATGTTCGTTACGGGGCCAAATGTGGTGAAAACCGTTACCAATGAAAACGTTACTTCCGAAGAATTGGGCGGCGCGCGTACCCACGCCACCAAAAGTGGCGTTACGCATTTTACGGCTGCCAATGATATAGTATGTTTGGAGCAAATAAAAACCCTGCTCAGTTACCTTCCACAGAACAATAAATGTGTTGCCGAGAAATTACCTTTTGAGACCGCGGATGAGTTTCGGGATGAATTGGAAACTATTGTTCCAGATTCAGCCAATAAGCCTTACGATATGCACGAGGTAATCAAGGGAATAATTGATGCAGATTCTTTTTTTGAAGTGCATAAAGATTATGCAGATAATATTATAGTGGGTTTTGCACGGCTTGGAGGTAGAAGTATTGGCATTGTTGCAAACCAGCCCATGAGTTTGGCAGGTGTATTGGACGTTGACAGTTCAAAAAAAGGTGCCCGTTTTACTCGTTTCTGCGATTGTTTTAACATTCCGCTTTTGGTATTAGTCGATGTGCCTGGCTTTCTTCCGGGTACGGACCAAGAATGGAATGGAATTATTCTAAACGGGGCCAAATTACTTTACGCCTTAAGCGAAGCAACAGTACCGCGTGTTACTGTAATTACCAGAAAAGCATATGGTGGTGCCTATGATGTGATGAACAGCAAGCACATTGGTGCAGATATGAATTATGCTTGGCCAACCGCCGAGATCGCCGTAATGGGGGCAAAGGGTGCTAGCGAGATTATTTTCAGAAAAGAAATTGCCGAAGCTGCAAATCCGGAGCTGAAACTTTCGGAAAAGGAAGCGGAATATGCCGAAAAGTTTGCAAATCCGTTTAAAGCCGCGCAACGTGGGTTTATTGATGAGGTAATCCAACCACGGGAAACACGCAGAAAATTGCTGAAAGCTTTTGCAATGCTTGAAACGAAAGATGTATCAAGACCCAATAGAAAACACGGCAATATACCATTATAA
- a CDS encoding DUF5683 domain-containing protein, with product MKNNFLNIFFLIFATGLFAQTTDSLKVKKEERVMVVNDSILPKEEYNPLAPAKAAFYSAVVPGLGQVYNKKYWKIPIIYAGMAAGVYFYKQQDDEYDRFRDAYKRRLAGYDDDEFQGISDDRLINAQKSAQKNKSISIIVTVAFYLLNVVDANVDAHLRQYEVSEDLSLQPNFDYNQFNAQPQYGISLTYRLK from the coding sequence GTGAAAAATAATTTCCTAAATATTTTTTTTTTAATCTTCGCCACAGGATTGTTTGCGCAAACTACTGATTCCTTAAAAGTAAAGAAAGAAGAAAGAGTAATGGTGGTGAATGATTCAATTTTACCAAAAGAGGAATACAATCCGTTGGCTCCTGCAAAAGCTGCATTTTACTCCGCGGTGGTTCCGGGTCTGGGGCAGGTTTACAATAAAAAATACTGGAAAATCCCTATTATTTATGCAGGGATGGCGGCTGGAGTTTACTTCTATAAACAGCAAGATGATGAATACGATCGTTTCCGGGATGCTTACAAACGAAGACTTGCGGGCTATGACGATGATGAATTTCAAGGAATTTCTGACGACCGATTGATAAATGCCCAAAAATCTGCACAAAAAAACAAGAGCATCAGCATTATTGTTACCGTTGCTTTTTATTTGCTGAATGTAGTTGATGCCAATGTGGATGCACATTTACGGCAATACGAAGTAAGTGAAGATCTTTCGCTGCAACCCAATTTTGATTACAATCAATTTAACGCACAACCGCAGTACGGAATATCGCTGACTTATCGACTTAAATGA
- the dapB gene encoding 4-hydroxy-tetrahydrodipicolinate reductase — MKIALLGYGKMGKTIEKLALEKGHSIVFKSLSKTAEGKFEDADIAIDFSSPEVAIKNISKALEAGTPIVSGTTGWLDKYDEMVKLCENRNGSFIYASNFSVGVNLFFSINEYAAKLIAPWKEYNVSVEEIHHLQKKDAPSGTAITIAEGILKHSDKKDWKLNTSEENTLNITAKREEDVKGTHIVSYDSSIDTISLKHEAHSREGFALGAILAAEFLKDKKGIFTMKDVLGIKIND; from the coding sequence ATGAAAATAGCACTTCTCGGTTATGGAAAAATGGGCAAGACAATTGAAAAATTGGCTTTGGAAAAAGGTCATTCCATCGTTTTTAAAAGCTTGAGTAAAACTGCTGAAGGGAAATTTGAAGACGCAGATATCGCCATTGATTTTTCATCCCCAGAAGTGGCTATTAAGAATATTTCAAAAGCATTGGAAGCTGGAACACCAATTGTTTCCGGTACAACAGGCTGGCTTGATAAATATGATGAAATGGTAAAGTTGTGTGAAAATCGTAACGGAAGCTTCATCTATGCGTCCAACTTCAGCGTTGGGGTAAATCTTTTTTTCAGCATAAATGAGTATGCCGCAAAGTTGATAGCGCCGTGGAAAGAATATAACGTTTCAGTGGAAGAAATACATCACCTTCAAAAGAAGGATGCTCCCAGCGGCACGGCCATTACCATTGCCGAGGGAATTTTGAAACACAGCGATAAAAAGGATTGGAAGCTAAATACTTCCGAAGAAAATACTTTAAATATTACAGCAAAACGGGAAGAAGATGTAAAAGGAACACATATAGTTTCCTATGATTCCTCCATCGATACCATTTCATTGAAACACGAAGCGCACAGTCGTGAAGGATTTGCTTTGGGGGCTATTTTGGCAGCGGAGTTTTTAAAGGATAAAAAAGGTATTTTTACAATGAAAGACGTGTTAGGAATAAAAATTAACGATTGA
- a CDS encoding sulfite exporter TauE/SafE family protein — MELMEIIGYFGALLVGVVLGLIGGGGSILTVPVLVYLFSLSPVVATGYSLYVVGTAALVGAIRNMKKKLVDFKTALIFAAPAFIAVYLTRRFVLPAIPEHLFEWNDFKFTKDIAIMLFFAIVMLAASITMISNKRPEPEVGAKVSYNYPFIMLQGIFLGFVTGMVGAGGGFLIIPALVLLAKLPMKKAVATSLLIIAINSLIGFTGDIATLDIEWMFLLTFTAISIVGIFIGIKLNAFVDGKKLKKGFGWFVLLMGIYIIIKEFTN, encoded by the coding sequence ATGGAGCTTATGGAAATTATAGGTTATTTTGGCGCCCTATTGGTGGGTGTTGTTTTAGGTTTGATAGGTGGCGGAGGTTCAATTTTGACAGTGCCGGTATTGGTGTATCTTTTTTCTTTAAGTCCTGTTGTCGCAACGGGCTATTCGTTATATGTGGTAGGTACTGCTGCCCTCGTGGGTGCCATTCGCAATATGAAAAAAAAGCTCGTCGATTTTAAAACAGCACTTATTTTTGCTGCTCCTGCTTTTATTGCTGTCTATTTAACCAGAAGGTTCGTTCTCCCTGCGATACCTGAACATCTTTTTGAATGGAATGATTTTAAATTTACGAAAGATATTGCAATAATGCTTTTTTTTGCAATTGTTATGCTGGCCGCCTCCATTACAATGATTAGCAATAAAAGACCCGAGCCAGAAGTGGGTGCTAAAGTTTCCTACAATTATCCATTTATTATGCTGCAAGGAATTTTTCTTGGTTTTGTAACCGGCATGGTGGGAGCTGGTGGAGGATTTTTAATTATACCCGCTTTGGTTTTATTGGCAAAATTACCAATGAAAAAAGCTGTAGCAACCTCATTGCTAATTATTGCTATAAACTCATTGATAGGTTTTACGGGAGATATTGCCACTTTGGATATTGAGTGGATGTTTCTTTTAACTTTTACCGCAATCTCTATTGTTGGAATATTTATAGGAATTAAACTGAATGCTTTCGTTGATGGAAAAAAACTTAAAAAAGGGTTCGGTTGGTTTGTGTTGTTGATGGGTATCTACATAATTATCAAAGAGTTTACCAACTGA
- the accC gene encoding acetyl-CoA carboxylase biotin carboxylase subunit, which produces MKKILVANRGEIALRIMKTARNMGIKTVAIYSEADRNAPHVKFADEAVCIGPPPSNESYLLGNKIVKVAMELEVDAIHPGYGFLSENAEFGESVEKSGMIFIGPKSHAIRVMGSKLAAKDAVKKYDIPMVPGTDEAITDVSAAKKIAKEIGFPILIKASAGGGGKGMRIVENANEFEDQMKRAISEAENAFGDGSVFIEKFVTSPRHIEIQVLADNFGNTVYLFERECSIQRRHQKVVEEAPSSVLTPELRKQMGEAAVKVAKACDYVGAGTVEFLLDDKHNFYFLEMNTRLQVEHPVTELITGLDLVEQQINVANNEKLSFAQEDLEITGHAFELRVYAEDPLNNFMPSVGKLEVYRPPSGKNIRVDDGFTEGMQVPIQYDPMLSKLITYGKNRNEAMQRMLEAISEYDIEGVSTTLPFGKFVFEHVAFRSGNFDTNFVKKYYSEEKLKAINEEEAKVAALFALKQFLKDSEMLRMPK; this is translated from the coding sequence ATTAAAAAAATATTAGTTGCCAATAGAGGCGAAATTGCGTTGCGAATAATGAAGACCGCCCGTAATATGGGGATTAAAACGGTTGCCATTTATTCTGAAGCAGACAGGAATGCACCACACGTAAAGTTTGCCGATGAAGCAGTATGCATTGGTCCGCCGCCTTCAAATGAATCGTATTTATTGGGGAACAAAATTGTAAAAGTTGCAATGGAATTGGAGGTAGACGCCATCCACCCAGGTTATGGATTTTTGAGTGAAAACGCTGAATTCGGTGAAAGTGTCGAAAAAAGTGGAATGATTTTTATCGGGCCGAAATCGCACGCAATCCGCGTGATGGGAAGCAAACTTGCTGCAAAGGATGCCGTAAAAAAGTACGACATCCCAATGGTTCCCGGTACCGATGAGGCCATTACCGATGTTTCCGCTGCAAAGAAAATAGCAAAAGAGATTGGCTTCCCAATTCTCATAAAAGCTTCCGCGGGCGGCGGTGGAAAGGGAATGCGAATTGTTGAAAATGCAAATGAATTTGAAGACCAAATGAAGCGAGCAATCAGCGAAGCTGAAAATGCTTTTGGCGACGGCTCGGTTTTTATTGAAAAATTTGTCACTTCGCCGCGCCATATAGAAATTCAGGTTTTGGCAGATAATTTTGGAAATACCGTCTATCTTTTTGAGCGCGAATGTAGTATTCAGCGTCGCCACCAAAAAGTGGTGGAAGAAGCGCCGTCTTCAGTTTTGACTCCAGAGTTACGCAAACAAATGGGCGAGGCAGCTGTAAAAGTGGCAAAAGCCTGCGATTATGTGGGTGCTGGAACGGTAGAGTTTCTTTTGGACGACAAGCACAATTTCTATTTTCTCGAAATGAATACTCGCCTTCAGGTGGAGCATCCCGTAACGGAATTAATTACCGGTCTTGATCTAGTGGAACAACAAATAAACGTTGCCAATAATGAAAAACTTTCTTTTGCACAGGAAGATCTTGAAATCACAGGACATGCATTTGAGCTGCGTGTATATGCAGAAGATCCGCTGAACAACTTTATGCCAAGCGTAGGGAAACTGGAAGTGTACCGTCCGCCAAGCGGAAAAAATATTCGCGTGGATGACGGGTTTACCGAAGGAATGCAGGTGCCCATCCAATATGACCCCATGCTTTCAAAATTGATAACCTATGGTAAAAATAGAAACGAAGCCATGCAACGCATGCTGGAAGCCATTTCAGAATACGATATTGAAGGGGTGAGCACTACGCTGCCTTTTGGAAAATTTGTCTTTGAACATGTGGCTTTTCGCAGTGGAAATTTCGACACCAATTTTGTAAAGAAATACTATTCCGAAGAAAAGCTAAAAGCTATAAATGAAGAAGAGGCAAAGGTGGCAGCACTTTTTGCTTTAAAACAATTTTTAAAAGATTCAGAAATGCTTCGTATGCCGAAGTAA
- a CDS encoding ParA family protein has product MGKIIAIANQKGGVGKTTTSVNLAASLGVLEKKVLLIDADPQANATSGLGIDVETVEMGTYQLLEHSATAKEAIVSTNSPNLDLIPSHIDLVAIEIELVDVENREYMLRKAIEGLKADYDYILIDCAPSLGLLTLNALTAADSVIIPIQCEYFALEGLGKLLNTIKSVQKIHNVNLDIEGLLLTMYDQRLRLSNQVVDEVKKHFDEMVFETIIQRNVRLSEAPSYGESIISYDAASKGADNYLSLAHELIQKNEKE; this is encoded by the coding sequence ATGGGTAAAATAATTGCAATTGCAAACCAAAAAGGAGGCGTGGGAAAGACCACGACCTCGGTAAATTTAGCGGCCTCACTGGGCGTTTTGGAGAAAAAGGTTTTACTCATAGATGCAGATCCACAGGCCAATGCCACCTCGGGTTTGGGCATAGACGTTGAAACTGTTGAAATGGGAACCTATCAATTGCTTGAGCACAGCGCAACGGCAAAGGAAGCAATCGTTTCAACAAATTCTCCAAATTTAGATTTAATACCTTCCCACATAGATTTGGTGGCTATTGAAATTGAATTGGTAGATGTGGAAAACCGCGAGTATATGCTGAGAAAGGCAATAGAAGGCTTAAAGGCAGATTATGACTATATTCTCATAGATTGCGCACCTTCGTTGGGCTTATTAACCTTGAATGCGCTTACAGCGGCAGATTCGGTAATCATCCCAATTCAATGTGAATATTTCGCCTTGGAAGGCCTTGGAAAACTTTTGAATACTATTAAAAGCGTTCAGAAAATACACAACGTAAACCTCGATATTGAAGGATTATTGTTGACTATGTACGACCAACGTTTACGTCTTTCAAACCAAGTTGTGGATGAGGTGAAAAAGCATTTTGATGAAATGGTTTTTGAGACAATCATTCAAAGAAACGTGCGTTTAAGTGAAGCGCCAAGTTATGGTGAAAGCATCATCAGTTACGATGCCGCAAGCAAAGGAGCCGATAATTATTTAAGTCTGGCGCATGAATTAATCCAGAAAAACGAAAAAGAATAA
- a CDS encoding acetyl-CoA carboxylase biotin carboxyl carrier protein subunit translates to MESYRISVDENYEFQLSAKDIEKIDQAELSAQKIHLLHNNKSFAIELLKSDFVDKKYSVKINGNTYEVNIATPLDQLIKEMGLSLGNASVEDEIHAPMPGIILEVNVSKGDEVKKDDFLCVLEAMKMENTLTAPRDGVIKSVNIVKGETVDKGKLLIEFEKND, encoded by the coding sequence ATGGAAAGCTATCGCATAAGTGTTGATGAAAATTATGAATTCCAATTGAGTGCCAAGGATATTGAAAAAATTGACCAAGCAGAACTTTCGGCACAAAAAATTCACCTACTTCACAATAATAAATCTTTCGCAATTGAGCTTTTAAAAAGTGATTTTGTTGACAAAAAATATAGTGTGAAAATAAACGGAAACACTTACGAAGTAAACATTGCCACTCCCTTGGACCAGCTTATTAAGGAAATGGGACTTTCCCTTGGCAATGCTTCGGTGGAGGACGAAATCCATGCTCCTATGCCGGGTATTATTTTGGAAGTAAACGTTTCTAAAGGCGATGAAGTTAAAAAAGATGATTTCCTCTGTGTTTTGGAAGCTATGAAAATGGAAAACACCCTCACGGCACCACGTGACGGCGTTATCAAATCTGTAAACATTGTTAAAGGGGAAACTGTGGATAAAGGAAAACTTTTAATTGAATTTGAGAAGAATGATTAA
- a CDS encoding ParB/RepB/Spo0J family partition protein, with translation MAKATKKQALGRGLSALLKDPSNDIKSVADKNADKVVGSIVELELGSIEVNPFQPRTSFNEESLRELASSIKELGVIQPITVRKLDFNKYQLVSGERRFRASKLVGLETIPAYIRIANDQESLEMALVENIQRQDLDPIEIALSYQRLIEEINVTQEELSDRVGKNRSTIANYLRLLKLDPIIQTGMRDGFISMGHGRALINVDDLNDQLDIYEKILSQSLSVRDTEALVRGYKNPEKKTKPQKATAPPFAKKAKKELTDLFETSVEVKVAKSGKGQLVVPFKNKEDFERILKLIKSEK, from the coding sequence ATGGCGAAAGCAACCAAAAAACAAGCCCTCGGCCGCGGACTTTCAGCATTGCTGAAAGATCCGTCCAACGATATAAAATCTGTTGCCGACAAAAATGCCGACAAGGTTGTGGGCAGCATTGTAGAGCTGGAATTGGGCAGTATTGAAGTAAACCCTTTTCAGCCTCGAACAAGTTTTAACGAAGAATCACTTCGTGAGTTGGCTTCATCCATTAAGGAATTGGGAGTTATACAACCGATTACCGTTCGTAAACTCGATTTCAATAAATACCAATTGGTAAGTGGCGAGCGCCGTTTTCGTGCCTCAAAATTGGTTGGGCTGGAAACTATTCCCGCGTATATTCGTATTGCCAATGATCAAGAATCCTTGGAAATGGCTTTGGTGGAAAACATCCAGCGCCAAGATTTAGACCCAATTGAAATTGCACTTTCATACCAACGTTTGATTGAGGAAATAAACGTTACTCAAGAAGAATTAAGTGATAGAGTTGGAAAGAACCGTTCAACAATCGCTAACTATTTGCGTTTACTAAAACTGGATCCGATCATCCAAACTGGAATGCGCGACGGCTTCATAAGCATGGGCCACGGCCGTGCGCTTATAAATGTTGATGATTTAAATGACCAACTCGATATTTACGAAAAGATTTTGAGCCAAAGCCTATCAGTTCGCGATACCGAAGCACTGGTGCGAGGTTATAAAAATCCTGAAAAAAAAACTAAGCCACAAAAAGCCACTGCGCCGCCATTTGCCAAAAAGGCAAAGAAGGAATTGACCGATCTTTTTGAGACTTCAGTTGAAGTAAAAGTCGCAAAATCCGGTAAAGGACAACTAGTTGTTCCCTTCAAAAACAAAGAAGACTTCGAACGTATTTTGAAGCTAATCAAAAGTGAAAAATAA
- the lepB gene encoding signal peptidase I, whose amino-acid sequence MSWTGWFIFFLIVQVIHFAGTWKLYQTAGRKAWEAAVPVYNAVVLMKIIKRPWWWTILLFVPIVNLIMFPVVWVETLRSFGRNSTTDTVLVLLTLGLYIYYINYTQKVTHIKDRSLKPRTSTGEWVSSILFAVVAATIVHTYFMQPFTIPTSSLEKTLLVGDFLFVSKFHYGARTPMTPISFPMVHDTIPVIKTKSYLSKPQIPYFRFPGFQDIKRNDIVVFNWPVDTVNAFQQYGDGKYYYKPIDKKSNYVKRCVGLPGDSLEVRDGYVFINGKQNELPDRAKLQFSYDVQVNSPLNPEMLYNRYDITDRYGFGNNTYRFGGISEESLNMLKNNPNVVNISRFRGEKGVWDEGIFPNNQNYPWNNDYFGPLYIPKKGATVSITPETLPLYKRIIEVYEGSEIGIDNKITQSGTQVLLNDQPITDYTFKMDYYWMMGDNRNNSEDARTWGFVPFNHVVGKPVFVWMSWDDVNKKVRWERLFTTVGGSGKPVSYLMYFVIAVIGWFAFDFYRKRKKGAK is encoded by the coding sequence ATGAGTTGGACAGGTTGGTTTATATTTTTTTTGATAGTTCAGGTAATCCATTTTGCTGGCACGTGGAAGTTGTACCAAACAGCAGGTAGAAAAGCTTGGGAAGCAGCCGTACCGGTTTACAATGCCGTGGTTTTGATGAAGATTATCAAACGCCCCTGGTGGTGGACCATTTTGCTTTTTGTGCCCATCGTAAATTTAATTATGTTTCCAGTGGTCTGGGTGGAAACCTTGCGCAGTTTCGGCCGTAATTCCACAACCGATACGGTTTTGGTTTTGCTGACTTTGGGTCTCTATATTTATTACATCAATTACACCCAAAAAGTAACCCACATAAAAGATAGAAGCTTGAAACCGCGTACTTCCACGGGAGAGTGGGTGAGTTCCATACTTTTTGCGGTAGTTGCCGCCACCATTGTGCATACCTATTTTATGCAGCCGTTTACCATCCCCACTTCTTCTTTGGAAAAGACCCTTTTAGTTGGTGATTTCCTGTTTGTGAGCAAATTCCATTATGGAGCGCGCACGCCAATGACGCCCATTTCTTTTCCAATGGTACACGATACCATTCCCGTAATTAAAACGAAATCATACCTGTCCAAACCACAGATTCCATACTTTAGATTTCCGGGATTCCAGGATATAAAGCGGAATGATATTGTAGTTTTCAACTGGCCCGTAGATACGGTAAATGCCTTTCAGCAATATGGAGATGGTAAATATTACTACAAACCAATCGATAAAAAGTCCAATTACGTAAAGCGCTGTGTGGGTCTTCCGGGAGATTCTTTGGAGGTTCGCGATGGTTACGTTTTTATCAACGGAAAACAAAATGAACTGCCCGATAGAGCAAAGCTTCAGTTTAGTTATGATGTGCAGGTTAATAGCCCGCTAAACCCTGAAATGCTTTACAATCGTTATGATATTACCGATCGTTATGGTTTTGGAAATAACACATATCGTTTTGGTGGTATTTCGGAAGAGTCCTTAAACATGTTGAAGAACAATCCAAATGTTGTCAATATTTCGCGTTTCCGTGGTGAAAAGGGAGTTTGGGACGAAGGAATATTTCCGAATAATCAAAACTATCCTTGGAACAACGATTACTTTGGACCTTTATACATTCCCAAAAAAGGCGCCACCGTTTCCATTACGCCCGAAACGTTACCACTGTACAAACGAATTATAGAGGTATATGAGGGAAGCGAAATAGGTATTGACAATAAAATAACCCAATCTGGAACTCAAGTTTTATTAAACGATCAACCAATTACTGATTATACCTTTAAAATGGATTATTATTGGATGATGGGCGATAACCGTAACAACAGTGAGGACGCTCGTACTTGGGGATTTGTACCTTTCAACCACGTAGTAGGCAAGCCCGTATTCGTTTGGATGAGTTGGGATGACGTGAATAAAAAGGTGCGTTGGGAAAGACTTTTCACCACCGTTGGCGGTAGCGGAAAACCGGTTTCTTATTTAATGTATTTCGTAATTGCCGTAATCGGTTGGTTTGCATTTGATTTTTATAGAAAAAGAAAAAAAGGAGCTAAGTAA